The following nucleotide sequence is from Alteromonas sp. V450.
ACTTAACCACTTTCAAGATACAAGCGGTTTATCCATCCCATCTGCGATTGAACGCTAATTCACGCCTTACCTATTCAACGCCTATAAATCCGCCCGTTTGATGAGCCCACAGCTTGGCATAAATGCCATTGTGTGCAATCAACTCTGCATGCGTCCCCTGTTCTACAATGTTGCCCTTATCCAAAACAAGTAACCTGTCCATTTGTGCGATAGTAGACAGTCGGTGTGCAATAGCGAGTACTGTTTTGCCTTCCATGACCTTGTCTAAGCAGGCCTGAATAGCCGCTTCAACCTCTGAGTCTAGTGCAGATGTGGCTTCATCTAATACCAGTACGGGCGCATCTTTTAGTAATACACGAGCAATAGCAATGCGCTGACGCTGCCCACCGGAAAGCTTCACGCCTCGTTCACCCACGTGAGCGTCGTACCCTGTTCTACCATGACTATCGGTAAGGGTAAGAATAAAGTCGTGCGCTTCGGCCTGTTTTGCTGCCCGGATCATATCTGCTTCTGTCGCATCGGTTCGCCCGTAAAGAATATTGTCGCGTACCGAGCGGTGCATCAGCGAGGTATCTTGTGTCACCATGCTAATTTTAGCGCGAAGGGTCTCTTGACCTACTTCAGTAATATCTTGGCCGTCAATAATAATGCGCCCACTCTGGGTGTCGTAAAAACGCATGAGCAAATTAACCAGCGTCGATTTACCCGCGCCAGAACGCCCCACTAAGCCCACTTTTTCGCCGGGCTTAATGGTTAAATCCAAGTTGGTGAATACATCAATGGGTTTGTTGTCTGCACCTGAATAGGAAAAATGCACACTATCGAAATTAATCCCCCCGCCATTAACCTTTAACGCATTGGCCTTTGGCTTGTCTTTTACTGCAATAGGCTGCGCTAGTGTATTCATGCCGTCCTGCACCGTGCCTAAGTTTTCAAACAAACCTGATACTTCCCACATAACCCAGTGAGACATACCGTTTAATCGCAAACACAGACTAATAGCAATGGCGATATCGCCGGGGCTTGCAATGTTTTCCATCCATAAATACACAGACAGCGCGCCAACAGTGAAAATAAGAATGGCGTTAGCCATTTCTACACAGAATTCCAACACGGTAACCAAACGCATTTGCGGGTAAACCGTTTTAAGAAAACCATCCATACTTTCTTTGGCGTAATCCGCTTCGCGCCGACTATGTGAAAACAGCTTCACCGTTGTGATATTGGTATAGCTATCAACAATACGTCCTGTCATTAATGAGCGGGCGTCGGCTTGCTTTTGCGAGACTTCTTTTAGTTTAGGTACCAGCACCTTCAAAATACCGATATACACAAAAAACCATACGATTAGCGGCATAGCTAAGCGCCAGTCAGTGCTGAAAATAAGCACGACCATAGAAATAAAATAAACACTGATATACACCAGCAAGTCGAGAACCTTGGTCACGGTTTCTCGTACCGATAGCGCTGTCTGCATCACTTTGGTAGCCACACGGCCGGCAAACTCATCGTGGAAGAAGGTTAAACTTTGGCCAAGTAAATAACGATGTGCCTGCCATCTAATGCGCATGGGGTAGTTCCCCATCAAAGACTGACGAGAAAACAACGAGCGCAACAAAATAAACAATGGAATAAAAACGAGAACGGTTAACCCCATGCCAATTAGGGTAAATTTTTGGTCCGCTAAAAACGTGTCTCGATCCTGCTCAGAAAACCAGTCTACAAGCTGCCCCAAAAAACCAAACAGGGCGACTTCCAACATGGCGACAACTGCACTTAGTAAAGACACCGTTAAAATAACACCCCACATCCCGCTGGTGTAATATCTACAAAACGCGACAATGCCAGTAGGCGGTTGTGAAGGGGGTGTATCAGGGAAAGGCTGGGTAAGCTTTTCAAAAAATGAAAACATGCAGAACTCGCGACTAATTAAACAAGATACGCTGACGGCAGCGGGCTTTTCGACGAAATATGGGCTGCGATTGTGACAATGCGCAACACTCATTAGTTACGCAATTCTACACGATATGTTCATATTTTTGAGCGCTATCTGTTAAAAACGTAGCATTTAGCGAATGTTAAAAAAGCGTTAAGCGCACCTGTATTCACGACTAAGCCACTTCACGGGTCCAAAGCAAGACTTCATACTACGGTCTAAAATAAACGAAACCGAATATATCGCTTAAACGCCAACAAGAGCGTAATTCACAAATGTGCTCCCTCGCCTGTAATTGCAATAATTGCAAAAATAATGTGCAAAAATAATGACAATTTTAGATATGGATATTTTAAAAAAACAACGTTCAACGAATCGTTTATCTTTTAAGGCATCGCGGATACCTTTAGTTTTAATATGTTGTTGTATATCAATGTTGAGCGTTACTGATGTGGCTGCGTCACAGTTAATACAGAATAACAAAGCTACGCTAGACGTGCAGACGCAATCGAGCGGAAATCCGGTTATCCAGCAACGTCCTAGTGCCATACAGGTAGAAAAACAGGCTGATAGTGTAGTTGTGCCTTATTTGGCTGAAACTGTGACTATAGACGGTATTGTAAATGAGTCTGTCTGGAAAGAGGCCGCAACGGTACCTCTTACCTTCGTCACTCGCCCTTTCGAAAATACGGCTCCTCCCGTTAGCACGACCGCACGAATTTTTGAAAATGGTGAAAATATCTATATCGCATTTTCCGCACAAGATAATGATATATCGCAAATACGCGCCCTGTTCAGAGACCGTGATAGCGTATGGAACAACGACCTCGTAGGAATAAAGATTGATACATTTGGCGATAGCCGCCTCTCCTACCAATTTTTTGTAAATCCACACGGCATCCAAACGGACGCAATTGAGAACCAAATGACACGAAGCGAAAGTGATAGTTGGAATGCAATTTGGGATGCGCAAGCACGGATAAACGATGATGGGTACACGGTAGAAATGGCACTTCCATTTCGCATTATGAACTTCATAGATAGCGATGGACCAAAACAGTGGCGCGCCGAATTCGTTCGTTTTTATCCTCGCGAGAATAACCTGCGGATTTCTAACCGTCCAGTCGACAGAAATAATGCCTGCAACTTATGTCAAATGGGCGAAATGCGCGGATTTGCCTCAGCCAAGCAAGGTAAAAACCTTTCCCTTACGCCCTACGCTGTAGCTGGATACGCACGCAACCGTCAGCCACAAAGCGACTGGCAATATCAAAACAATCAAGAAGTAGGGGTTGATATAAACTGGGGAATTTCGTCTGACATGTTATTACAGGCGACAATAAATCCAGACTTTTCACAAGTCGAGGCTGATGCTGGACAGCTCGGAATTAACAACCCTTTTGCGCTTTTTTTTCCGGAACAACGCCCGTTTTTTCTAGAAAATGCTGACTTTTTCAGCACGCAATATGACTTAGTTTACACGCGCAACATCGGCGCTCCCGATTTAGGTACAAAACTGACAGGGCGTATCAACAACCATACATTCGGTATATTGGCAGCGAATGATGAAAGTACGACATTTCTGGTACCCGGTAACTTAGGCTCTAGTGTCGCAAGGTTAAATGAGCAAAGCACGAACGTTGCAGGGCGATATCGCTACGATGTTTCAGACAACCTCTCTTTCGGTACTATAGCAACAGGCAGGCACGCATCAACCTATCACAATGTAGTGGTAGGGATTGATTCGCGCTATCAAATAACGCCCAGTGACACACTACGAGTCCAATTTTTGCGCTCACAAACAGACTATCCCAATGATTTATATACTACATTTTGCCGCAACGAATGTACCGACGACAACGATATCAACGAAACAACGTTACGAACGCGTTTCGACGATTCGTTCTCTGGCAATACATATAAAGTAGACTATCGCCACGAAGAGCGTACTTGGTACATGATTGCAAATAGAACAAGTACTCAGTCAGATTTTCGTGCTGATCTTGGCTTTGAAAGTACCGTTGACAGGCATAAAAATGTGTTAGGCGGCGGCCGCATATGGTGGAGCGACGACTCGTGGTGGAACAGGTTTGAATTTGGCGGTGATTGGGACATCACGCACAATGATGACGGCGAACTAATAGAAAGAGAAGTACAAGCGCAATTCGAACTCAATGCAGCCTACCAATCCTATTTTAATTTTGGTTGGGTTAAACGCGATACGGTTGGATTGCGTGAAAATGGCGCTAGCCTTTCGATTGATGGTAACACCACTCGGTTTACTGAACAGCAATTTTCGCTTTACTTCGAGGCGCAGCCCTCTCGCACTCTCTATTTTGAAAATTTTGTTCGTATTGGTGACCGCATCGATCTGCGCAACAATCGGTTAGGGAAACAACGTCTCTTCGAGCCATCTATTACTCTCAACTTAGGCCAAAAGTTAAGCGTGTCTGTCAGCCATGAGTACAACCAGATTGATGTCAACGACGCCGAACTGTTTACTGCAAATCTCTCTGACTTGCGTATGAGCTATCAGTTTGATGCAAAACAATTTGTTCGCCTCGCCCTCGTTTATGCAGACATCAAACGCAACCCCGATAATTATCTTATGCGCGTAGATGCAAGAGAGCGTAGCCTTGGCACTCAATTGGTTTATTCATATATGATAAATCCACTTTCACGGTTGTTTATTGGCTATGGTGATTCAGCAATTGCAGATGAGGATAACCCAGGTCTAGCGCGAACCGAGCAAGCTGTATTTATGAAATTCAGCTACGCTTGGTTGTACTAGATTCGGCAAAGCTATCAATGTCATGGTGTGAGATGTTCAACAAAGGTTAATCGGAGTAACCCAGCGCTTTTAAAGTACTTTCTACTTTATCAACGTGCTGTTCGCGCCACTGCTCTAGCGTCATTGAAGCATCTTTCTCTGCTCTCGCTTTAGCAATAGTAAAGACATTTTCAGCTTGCTCGAGCGGGATCACAGCAATTCCTTCTTCATCAGCGACCACAATATCGCCAGCATTAACGCTAACGCCGCCACACAACACCGGCGTGTTAAGCGGCGCAACACACTTCTTAGCACCTGGTTTAGGGACAACACCGCGGGCGAATACGGGGAATTTATTTTCTCGTGTTTGTGCAATATCCCTGATAACGCCGTCGATCACAAAGCCTTTGATCCCTCTTGATTGTGCAATAGCACATACATTCCCCCCCGCCACAGCATAGTTGTCGTCAGCCTCTACAACAATAATGTCGCCAGGACTGGCGCGATAAATAGCGGCATGCAGCATAAGGTGATCGCCAGGAGCGCATTTTACGGTAAAAGCTGGGCCAGCAATGCGAGGTATGTTTGACCACAGTGGCTTTATTGCATAATCGATGAACTGCTGTCGAGGCAGTGCATCTGCATAGTCACAGGGAGATATCGTCTCGAATGGAATCGTGTTTGTTTGCATTTGAACCCTCAACTGGCTGATTTTTCACTATCTCACCACTATAGCTCACTATAATCAGCAAGTTGTTACAAGCTGTGTATTTTCATTATAAACGCTTTTTCTATTCCATAAGCCGTGCTAAAACCTTACGCATAACCTAGGCCATGCTGCCTGGGATTTTGAAATATGCCTGAATAAAACTCTCTTGAAAGGCAAAGTAGTTAATAAAGGAACCAACACCATGTTACGCAGTGTTTTAAGCATCAGTGTCGCATTAGCCTTAACGGCCTGCAGTCCACAAAATTCAACCAGCGAAGCACCTTCGCAGCAGCCTTCTGAGGTAGTGCAGGAACAGGCATTAACGTCTGGGATAATGAAAGAAAATATGGACACGTCAGTTGCTCCAGGTGACGACTTCTTTCGCTACGTAAACGGCACATGGTATGACAACTTCGAAATACCTGCCGATAAGTCTAGCTTTGGCGCATTTGTTATTTTGCGTGACGAAGCGCAAGAGAGAGTTATGGATATAATTAAATCATCTGCTGAGGGTGATTTTAAAGCGGGAAGTGACGAACAAAAAGTCGGCGACTTTTATCGTTCATACATGGACATGGAGACCCGAAATGCGCTTGGCGTTTCACCGTTAGCACCAGAAATTGAAAAGATCGAAGCAATCTCTGATTACACTGACCTCGCTAAATATTTCGCATATGCGACGCGCTACGGATACGGTACACCGTTCTCACTTGCACAATTTCCAGATTTAAGATCTCCAAAAGAATATCTTTTATACACGTGGCAATCTGGGCTCGGCTTGCCAGAGCGTGAGTATTATTTTAAAGATGACGAAAAGTCGCAAGACGTTCGCAATGCCTATGTTAGTCATATTCAAAAAATGTTTGAAATTGCAGGGTTTGATGCACCGGCTAGTAGCGCACAAATGCTTTTTGCTCTGGAAACGCAAATTGCCGAACTACATATGAAAAAAGAGCAAGCTCGTAACTTTGCTGCCAACTACAACAAGCTTTCCATTGAAGAATTGCAAACATTGATGCCACACTTTAATTGGAATGCCTATCTAAAAGAGGCAAACGTTGAAGATGTGGCGAGCCTTGGAGTATTGCAGAAAGACTTCATGGAAGGTATCGATACCGTAATCAATGAAACACCGCTAGATGACTGGAAAACCTACCTTAAGTGGGGATTACTAAATGCCACTGCCACAAGACTAAATAGCGAGCTTGATGAAGCCAACTTTGCTTTTTACAGCAAGGTATTACGGGGCGTAGAAGAGCAACAGCCTCAGTGGAGACGTGCCGTTAATTTGTCTAACGCGCATGTGGGAGAACTCATTGGGAAAGTGTATGTGAAACAGAACTTCCCACCTGAGGCCAAAGAGCGCATGCTCAAAATGGTAAATAACCTCCTGTTGGCTTACAAGCAAAGCATTGAAGAGCTTGATTGGATGACAGATGAAACGCGCTCAGAGGCGCTAGATAAGCTGTCAAAATTCACTGTAAAAATTGGTTATCCAGACCAATGGCGTGATTACTCTGCACTAAAAGTTAATGCCAGCGATTTATTTGGAAACTTAAAGCACTCTTCTGACGTGAATTATCAAGAGATGTTGAAAAAACAAGGCGGCCCAGTATGGACTCACGAATGGGGAATGACACCGCAAACCGTTAACGCATATTACAACCCTCCATTAAACGAAATTGTGTTTCCTGCTGCCATTTTACAACCGCCATTTTTTGATATGAATGCCGAAGATGCTGTGAATTATGGTGGTATTGGTGCAGTTATCGGACACGAAATAGGCCATGGCTTTGACGATACGGGGTCCACATTTGACGGCGATGGTGTACTGCGTAACTGGTGGTCTGAAAAAGACTTGGAAGAATTCAAAAAGCGCACTGCAAACCTTGTTGCCCAGTACGATGAATTCGAGGCGCTACCTGACTTGCACGTTAACGGCGAATTCACTTTGGGAGAAAATATTGGCGACCTCGGCGGTATAAGCATTGCCCTTAAAGCCTATCACCTTTCTCTTGAAGGTAAAGACGCGCCAGTCATAGATGGGTTCACTGGCGACCAACGTGTCTTTATTGGCTATGGTCAAGTATGGGCTGGCAAATATCGCGATGAAGCACTTCGCAGCCAAATTCAAACAGACCCTCATTCACCTTCGCATTTCAGAACAAATGGTGCTGTGAGAAACGTACCGGAATTTTATGACGCGTTTAACGTAACCGAGGAAAATGCACTTTATCTTGCGCCCGAAGAGCGTGTAAAAATTTGGTAGTTCATACACGGTTACTCGCGACGCGTTAACGTAAGTAAAAATACCTAAGCAAAGGGCGGCAAAATAAATTCCATTTTGCCGCCCGTTTTTATATATAAGGTTAGTAATGGGGGGCTAATGCCACAATACAGGTCATTAATTTATGCCGCAGCTTCGCTTATTTACTTAGCAAGTTTGTGTTTCGCGCCTTACAGCGGGCAATTTATAGCCAAAGCTTTACCCGTAGGGTTACTTATGCTTTTTAGCTTTTTAAGCCTAAACGGCATAGCAAGGTTAATGGTTTGTTTTGCACTTTTCGCAAGCTTAATCGGTGATATTTTTTTAGCACTTTCTATTTCGAAGCAATTTATTTATGGCCTTACTAGCTTCTTTATAGCGCACCTCGCCTTCATCTTAAGCTTTATTCATTTGCGTATGACACAGCCAGTAAAAGCATCGCAGAGCAGAAGCGCTAGGGCTGCGCGCTTCGCACTAGGCTTTATTGTTATTTGTTTTGCTAGTTTAATGGCCAAGCATATACTGCCTGTGACGCAACAGCTTTATTTACCCGTACTCGGCTACTTGTGTGTAATAACCATTATGGGGTTAGCGGCTGTGCTGCTTACTCGTTCATGGTGGATAACGGCAGGGGCGCTCATTTTCATCGTTTCAGATGCTATTTTGGCGCAATCAATATTTAGAGAGCCAATCGCTCTATCTGCATTTGCTGTTATGCTAACGTACTACACTGCGCAGTACTTGCTTGCGCGAGGGCTTATTGAGGCGTATCGGCGAGAGATTTCAACACGCTAAGTGCCGCGTTGACCTTATCGGCTTGAATGAACAAGTGGTCGTGATAATAGGCCGCCACTACATTTGCGCTGATATTTGCCTTGGTAAGTGCTGACGACATAGCTGCAGTCATCCCAACTGCATCTAGGCTTGAGTGAACTTCACAGGAAATACAGCGATATTCGCTACTAAATTTAAGGCCCATTACTCGAGCTAACGATACTTCCAATATGAAGGTGACACCTTCTCGCTCTTTAAACATTCCTTTCGCATTGTGTAATAGGTCAGGTGTCACCGATTCAGGGGCAACAGAAGCAAACACATAGACGTCGTCATCTGCCACAGGAGATAAGTTGCGCAGTAACGTGCTTAATTCTGTGATCCCCGTCATAGAGTAACCCTTGTAAATATCAGAGTTTTCGCGCTCTCACGCGTTTACCCTTAATTTTACCCTCGCGAAACTGAGCCATAGCGCGTTTTACGCTTCGCGCTTTTACGGCAACGAAGCTCATGCTATTTTGCACCGCGATTTTTCCTACGTCATCTCCAGGTATACCGGCATCTTTGGTTAACGCGCCGACAAGGTCACCCGGTCGTAACTTTTGCTTTTTGCCTGCACTTAGCGAAATACAAGTAAAGTCAGGTTGAGAAATTTTGTTTTTATGGAAGCGTAAACTTTGCGCCCCTTTCAGAGGAATATCGCTTTCTTGCAGCACTTCTATCTTGCGAAGAAAGTGCTCCTCCTCTTCACTGACCAATGTAACCGCCATTCCCTGCGCACCAGCACGCGCCGTTCTACCTATACGGTGTATATGCGTTTCAGGCTCTTCACTTACCGTATAGTTAATGACACACGCCACATCGTCAATATCTAGACCACGAGCAGCAACATCGGTAGCCACCAACACCTGTAGCGCGTCACTGGCAAACTGCATAAGTACCGCGGTTCTCGCATGTTGCTCCATGTCGCCCTGTAGACCCGCTGCACTGAACCCCTCTTCCACTAATGCATCAACCACCTCTGTTACTTGCACCTTTCGATTACAAAAAACAA
It contains:
- a CDS encoding ABC transporter ATP-binding protein, whose product is MFSFFEKLTQPFPDTPPSQPPTGIVAFCRYYTSGMWGVILTVSLLSAVVAMLEVALFGFLGQLVDWFSEQDRDTFLADQKFTLIGMGLTVLVFIPLFILLRSLFSRQSLMGNYPMRIRWQAHRYLLGQSLTFFHDEFAGRVATKVMQTALSVRETVTKVLDLLVYISVYFISMVVLIFSTDWRLAMPLIVWFFVYIGILKVLVPKLKEVSQKQADARSLMTGRIVDSYTNITTVKLFSHSRREADYAKESMDGFLKTVYPQMRLVTVLEFCVEMANAILIFTVGALSVYLWMENIASPGDIAIAISLCLRLNGMSHWVMWEVSGLFENLGTVQDGMNTLAQPIAVKDKPKANALKVNGGGINFDSVHFSYSGADNKPIDVFTNLDLTIKPGEKVGLVGRSGAGKSTLVNLLMRFYDTQSGRIIIDGQDITEVGQETLRAKISMVTQDTSLMHRSVRDNILYGRTDATEADMIRAAKQAEAHDFILTLTDSHGRTGYDAHVGERGVKLSGGQRQRIAIARVLLKDAPVLVLDEATSALDSEVEAAIQACLDKVMEGKTVLAIAHRLSTIAQMDRLLVLDKGNIVEQGTHAELIAHNGIYAKLWAHQTGGFIGVE
- a CDS encoding carbohydrate binding family 9 domain-containing protein, producing MLSVTDVAASQLIQNNKATLDVQTQSSGNPVIQQRPSAIQVEKQADSVVVPYLAETVTIDGIVNESVWKEAATVPLTFVTRPFENTAPPVSTTARIFENGENIYIAFSAQDNDISQIRALFRDRDSVWNNDLVGIKIDTFGDSRLSYQFFVNPHGIQTDAIENQMTRSESDSWNAIWDAQARINDDGYTVEMALPFRIMNFIDSDGPKQWRAEFVRFYPRENNLRISNRPVDRNNACNLCQMGEMRGFASAKQGKNLSLTPYAVAGYARNRQPQSDWQYQNNQEVGVDINWGISSDMLLQATINPDFSQVEADAGQLGINNPFALFFPEQRPFFLENADFFSTQYDLVYTRNIGAPDLGTKLTGRINNHTFGILAANDESTTFLVPGNLGSSVARLNEQSTNVAGRYRYDVSDNLSFGTIATGRHASTYHNVVVGIDSRYQITPSDTLRVQFLRSQTDYPNDLYTTFCRNECTDDNDINETTLRTRFDDSFSGNTYKVDYRHEERTWYMIANRTSTQSDFRADLGFESTVDRHKNVLGGGRIWWSDDSWWNRFEFGGDWDITHNDDGELIEREVQAQFELNAAYQSYFNFGWVKRDTVGLRENGASLSIDGNTTRFTEQQFSLYFEAQPSRTLYFENFVRIGDRIDLRNNRLGKQRLFEPSITLNLGQKLSVSVSHEYNQIDVNDAELFTANLSDLRMSYQFDAKQFVRLALVYADIKRNPDNYLMRVDARERSLGTQLVYSYMINPLSRLFIGYGDSAIADEDNPGLARTEQAVFMKFSYAWLY
- a CDS encoding RraA family protein; protein product: MQTNTIPFETISPCDYADALPRQQFIDYAIKPLWSNIPRIAGPAFTVKCAPGDHLMLHAAIYRASPGDIIVVEADDNYAVAGGNVCAIAQSRGIKGFVIDGVIRDIAQTRENKFPVFARGVVPKPGAKKCVAPLNTPVLCGGVSVNAGDIVVADEEGIAVIPLEQAENVFTIAKARAEKDASMTLEQWREQHVDKVESTLKALGYSD
- a CDS encoding M13 family metallopeptidase, encoding MLRSVLSISVALALTACSPQNSTSEAPSQQPSEVVQEQALTSGIMKENMDTSVAPGDDFFRYVNGTWYDNFEIPADKSSFGAFVILRDEAQERVMDIIKSSAEGDFKAGSDEQKVGDFYRSYMDMETRNALGVSPLAPEIEKIEAISDYTDLAKYFAYATRYGYGTPFSLAQFPDLRSPKEYLLYTWQSGLGLPEREYYFKDDEKSQDVRNAYVSHIQKMFEIAGFDAPASSAQMLFALETQIAELHMKKEQARNFAANYNKLSIEELQTLMPHFNWNAYLKEANVEDVASLGVLQKDFMEGIDTVINETPLDDWKTYLKWGLLNATATRLNSELDEANFAFYSKVLRGVEEQQPQWRRAVNLSNAHVGELIGKVYVKQNFPPEAKERMLKMVNNLLLAYKQSIEELDWMTDETRSEALDKLSKFTVKIGYPDQWRDYSALKVNASDLFGNLKHSSDVNYQEMLKKQGGPVWTHEWGMTPQTVNAYYNPPLNEIVFPAAILQPPFFDMNAEDAVNYGGIGAVIGHEIGHGFDDTGSTFDGDGVLRNWWSEKDLEEFKKRTANLVAQYDEFEALPDLHVNGEFTLGENIGDLGGISIALKAYHLSLEGKDAPVIDGFTGDQRVFIGYGQVWAGKYRDEALRSQIQTDPHSPSHFRTNGAVRNVPEFYDAFNVTEENALYLAPEERVKIW
- a CDS encoding lysoplasmalogenase yields the protein MPQYRSLIYAAASLIYLASLCFAPYSGQFIAKALPVGLLMLFSFLSLNGIARLMVCFALFASLIGDIFLALSISKQFIYGLTSFFIAHLAFILSFIHLRMTQPVKASQSRSARAARFALGFIVICFASLMAKHILPVTQQLYLPVLGYLCVITIMGLAAVLLTRSWWITAGALIFIVSDAILAQSIFREPIALSAFAVMLTYYTAQYLLARGLIEAYRREISTR
- a CDS encoding ACT domain-containing protein, with translation MTGITELSTLLRNLSPVADDDVYVFASVAPESVTPDLLHNAKGMFKEREGVTFILEVSLARVMGLKFSSEYRCISCEVHSSLDAVGMTAAMSSALTKANISANVVAAYYHDHLFIQADKVNAALSVLKSLADTPQ